One stretch of Thermanaerosceptrum fracticalcis DNA includes these proteins:
- a CDS encoding ABC transporter permease: MANLQLSKISPEKFSPLPASQKRTNEIVRPTVTYWQDAWRRLKENKMAMLGLYTIIFIILLAIFGPMFSKFSYSDQFLDKQGLPPNSEFWFGTDTLGRDMFVRVLYGARISLAVGFVASFINLTLGVLYGGISGLVGGRIDNIMMRIVDIFYSVPLVLYVILLMVVVGPGLKSIFIALGAVYWLEMARIVRGQVLSLKEQEFVLAARTLGANNVRILLRHLIPNCMGPIIITVTNSIPRAIFTEAFLSFIGLGVSAPMASWGMLASDAVPAIRSYPHILFFPALAISITMLAFNFFGDGLRDALDPRLRK, encoded by the coding sequence ATGGCAAATTTACAGCTTTCCAAGATCAGTCCTGAAAAATTCAGTCCCCTGCCCGCCAGCCAGAAAAGAACCAACGAAATTGTCAGACCTACGGTGACTTACTGGCAAGATGCCTGGCGGAGACTGAAGGAGAACAAAATGGCCATGCTGGGTCTTTATACCATTATCTTTATCATCCTGCTGGCTATCTTTGGTCCCATGTTCTCGAAATTCTCCTACTCCGACCAGTTCCTGGATAAACAAGGGTTACCCCCCAACAGCGAATTCTGGTTCGGTACCGATACCCTGGGTCGTGATATGTTTGTCCGCGTCCTCTACGGCGCCAGGATTTCCCTGGCCGTGGGTTTCGTGGCCAGCTTCATCAACCTTACCCTAGGAGTTTTATACGGCGGTATTTCCGGTTTGGTTGGCGGAAGAATTGACAACATCATGATGCGGATTGTTGACATCTTTTACTCGGTGCCCCTGGTCTTGTACGTAATCCTCCTAATGGTGGTTGTGGGGCCAGGTTTAAAAAGTATCTTTATTGCCCTGGGCGCTGTTTACTGGTTGGAAATGGCCCGGATCGTGAGGGGGCAGGTCCTTAGCCTGAAAGAACAGGAATTCGTACTAGCGGCACGGACCCTGGGCGCCAATAATGTGCGCATCTTATTACGGCATCTCATCCCCAACTGTATGGGCCCCATTATCATCACCGTAACCAACAGCATTCCCCGGGCTATTTTTACGGAAGCCTTCCTGAGCTTTATCGGCCTCGGTGTCTCTGCCCCTATGGCCAGCTGGGGTATGTTAGCTTCCGACGCTGTGCCAGCCATCAGATCCTATCCCCATATACTTTTCTTTCCCGCTCTGGCTATCTCCATCACCATGCTGGCTTTCAATTTTTTTGGAGATGGCCTGCGAGACGCCCTAGATCCTCGTCTGAGAAAGTAG
- the fdhF gene encoding formate dehydrogenase subunit alpha produces the protein MVTLTINGQIAQVREGLTILEAARSIGIEIPTLCHDPRLKAHGSCRICVVEVEGARSLQTGCSTPVAEGMKVWTESAAVVEARREILKLLLSTHEGDCLVCEKAGRCSLQALCSKYDVNQSAYDGEKNKYKIDDSNPFYYVDLNKCILCRKCVMVCSQLQCTDALSVADRGFTTHITPPFEKDIKNSACVSCGNCVAACPVGALMPKRKEKFSFYETTGVKTTCPYCGVGCQLELRVKNNRIMEVLPLNEPPNEGLLCVKGRFGFSFVHHPDRLKKPLIRKEGKLTEATWEEAYELIASKIKETKEQYGSDALAGLSSARCTNEENYLMQKLFRAVIGTNNIDHCARLCHASTVAGLAATLGSGAMTNSIEEVTAADVIFVTGSNTTETHPVIGSKIRQAVRYHGARLIVAEPRKIDLARDAEIFLQIKPGTNVALMNGMMHVILEEGLQDQTYIDERTENFAEFKKALTGFTPEKAAEICGVEAEDIRKAARLYARAAKASIYYAMGVTQHSAGTEHVMAISNLALLCGHIGKEGAGVNPLRGQNNVQGACDMGALPNVFPGYQRVDVPEIVEKFEKAWGVKLPHEQGLTLPEILDAAEAGNIKFLYIMGENPMVSDPDLNHVKKALSSVDFLVVQDIFLTETAEFAHVVLPAASAVEKDGTFTNTERRVQRVRKAVEPVGEAKPDWIIITELMNRLGYEVKYRHPYEIMEEITRVTPQYGGINYYRIEQQGLQWPCPSKDHPGTKFLHQGRFTRGKGLFMPVVYQGPAEETDVEYPYLLTTGRILYQYHTRTMTGRVTGLNEIAPESYMEVHPTTADKLGISDGEIVKVVSRRGAITTKAKVAEKVKEDVIFMPFHYAQGAANVLTNRALDKSCKIPELKICAVRIEKI, from the coding sequence ATGGTAACTTTAACAATTAACGGGCAAATTGCGCAGGTTAGGGAAGGGTTAACTATCCTGGAAGCTGCCAGGAGTATAGGCATTGAAATCCCCACACTCTGTCACGATCCGCGTCTCAAGGCCCATGGCTCCTGCCGTATATGTGTTGTAGAAGTGGAAGGAGCCAGGAGCCTGCAGACAGGTTGTTCTACTCCTGTGGCAGAAGGAATGAAAGTATGGACGGAAAGTGCTGCTGTAGTAGAAGCGAGAAGAGAAATCCTTAAGCTGCTTCTTTCCACCCATGAAGGTGATTGCCTGGTCTGTGAGAAAGCAGGCAGGTGTTCACTACAGGCTTTATGCAGTAAATATGATGTGAACCAGTCTGCTTATGATGGGGAAAAAAATAAGTACAAAATAGATGATTCCAATCCTTTTTACTATGTAGACCTTAACAAATGTATACTTTGCCGTAAATGTGTAATGGTTTGCTCCCAGCTCCAGTGTACTGATGCTTTAAGCGTGGCCGACAGGGGATTTACTACTCACATTACACCTCCCTTTGAAAAGGATATTAAGAACTCAGCCTGTGTTTCATGCGGCAACTGTGTAGCTGCTTGTCCAGTGGGAGCGCTCATGCCCAAGAGGAAAGAAAAATTTAGCTTTTACGAGACTACGGGGGTTAAGACCACCTGTCCTTACTGTGGCGTGGGCTGTCAATTGGAACTCCGTGTGAAAAACAACAGAATTATGGAAGTCCTGCCGCTCAATGAACCACCCAATGAGGGACTCTTGTGCGTCAAGGGGAGGTTTGGTTTTTCTTTCGTTCACCATCCTGACAGGCTGAAAAAGCCTTTGATCAGGAAAGAGGGGAAGTTAACGGAGGCAACCTGGGAAGAAGCCTATGAACTTATTGCGTCTAAAATTAAGGAAACTAAAGAGCAATATGGCAGTGATGCCCTGGCCGGGCTTTCTTCAGCCAGGTGTACCAATGAAGAGAACTATTTAATGCAAAAATTATTTAGAGCTGTCATCGGCACCAACAATATTGACCACTGCGCCCGGCTGTGTCATGCCTCTACGGTAGCCGGTCTGGCCGCTACCCTGGGGAGCGGTGCCATGACCAACAGCATTGAAGAGGTTACAGCCGCTGATGTCATCTTTGTTACCGGGTCTAATACTACGGAAACACACCCTGTCATCGGTTCCAAGATCAGGCAGGCCGTACGGTATCATGGTGCCAGGCTCATTGTGGCAGAGCCGCGAAAAATAGACTTGGCCAGGGATGCCGAAATATTCCTGCAAATCAAACCCGGCACCAATGTGGCTTTAATGAACGGGATGATGCACGTTATCCTGGAAGAAGGACTGCAGGACCAGACTTATATCGATGAACGGACGGAAAATTTTGCAGAGTTTAAAAAAGCCCTAACCGGTTTTACTCCGGAAAAGGCTGCCGAAATATGTGGGGTAGAGGCTGAGGATATCCGGAAGGCGGCCAGGCTGTATGCCAGGGCGGCCAAAGCCAGCATTTATTATGCCATGGGTGTCACCCAGCACAGTGCGGGGACCGAGCATGTCATGGCCATCTCCAATCTGGCTCTATTATGCGGACACATCGGTAAGGAAGGAGCAGGCGTTAACCCTCTCCGGGGTCAGAACAATGTCCAGGGAGCTTGTGATATGGGGGCTTTGCCCAATGTCTTTCCCGGCTACCAGAGAGTGGATGTACCGGAAATAGTGGAAAAGTTTGAAAAGGCCTGGGGAGTAAAGCTGCCCCATGAGCAAGGGCTAACGCTGCCCGAAATTCTCGATGCCGCCGAGGCTGGCAACATTAAATTCCTTTATATCATGGGCGAAAATCCCATGGTTTCCGACCCTGACCTCAATCATGTCAAGAAAGCCCTTTCCAGTGTGGATTTCCTGGTGGTTCAAGATATTTTCCTCACGGAAACGGCGGAATTTGCCCATGTAGTGTTACCGGCCGCTTCCGCCGTAGAAAAGGATGGTACTTTTACCAATACGGAGCGGAGGGTGCAGAGGGTTAGAAAGGCTGTGGAGCCTGTAGGAGAAGCCAAACCGGACTGGATCATTATCACGGAATTGATGAACAGGCTAGGGTATGAGGTGAAATACCGTCACCCCTATGAAATCATGGAGGAAATCACAAGGGTAACACCCCAGTATGGAGGCATAAATTACTACCGTATTGAACAACAAGGTCTCCAGTGGCCTTGTCCCAGCAAAGACCACCCGGGCACCAAATTCCTGCATCAAGGCCGGTTTACCAGGGGTAAAGGGCTCTTTATGCCAGTGGTCTACCAGGGACCCGCCGAGGAAACCGACGTTGAGTATCCTTATCTTTTGACCACGGGCCGGATTCTTTACCAGTATCACACCAGGACCATGACGGGAAGGGTGACAGGACTAAATGAAATCGCTCCCGAAAGCTACATGGAGGTACACCCCACAACGGCGGATAAATTAGGTATTAGCGACGGGGAAATAGTGAAAGTTGTGTCCCGGAGAGGTGCTATTACCACAAAGGCTAAAGTTGCGGAGAAAGTGAAAGAGGATGTGATCTTTATGCCCTTCCATTACGCCCAAGGGGCAGCCAACGTTTTGACTAACAGGGCTCTGGATAAAAGCTGCAAGATTCCCGAGCTGAAAATCTGTGCCGTGAGGATTGAGAAGATTTGA
- a CDS encoding ABC transporter ATP-binding protein, which yields MSEGKVLLEVNNLKKYFEMTNGFFGREKTVLKAVDDVSLYIKKGETLGLVGESGCGKTTIGRTIIKLYEATDGRIIFDGKDITHLSQTEMLPYRKRMQMIFQDPYASLNSRMTVGDIIGEPLDIHDIARGQERKEIIQELLRKVGLNSEHANRYPHEFSGGQRQRIGIARALAVQPEFIICDEPISALDVSIQAQVVNLLEDLQNDLGLTYLFIAHDLSMVKHISNRVGVMYLGKLAELTSSRELYKRPLHPYTKALLSAIPVPDPKTADRKQRIILEGDVPSPMNPPSGCRFRTRCLYAEAICGETVPELREVASGHWVACHLVHKIN from the coding sequence GTGTCCGAAGGTAAAGTTTTATTGGAAGTAAACAATCTTAAAAAATACTTTGAGATGACCAATGGCTTCTTCGGTAGAGAAAAAACCGTACTCAAAGCCGTAGATGATGTAAGTCTTTACATTAAGAAGGGGGAGACCCTGGGATTAGTGGGTGAGAGCGGCTGCGGTAAGACCACCATCGGCCGCACCATCATCAAGCTGTATGAAGCCACCGACGGAAGGATTATTTTTGACGGAAAAGATATTACCCATCTCTCCCAGACGGAAATGCTCCCTTACCGTAAGAGAATGCAGATGATTTTCCAGGACCCTTATGCCTCCCTTAACTCCAGGATGACTGTGGGTGACATCATTGGTGAACCCCTGGACATCCATGATATCGCCAGGGGACAAGAGCGTAAAGAAATCATTCAGGAACTCCTGCGTAAAGTTGGTCTTAACTCTGAGCATGCCAACAGGTACCCCCACGAATTCAGCGGCGGTCAAAGGCAGCGGATTGGTATCGCCCGCGCTCTGGCGGTACAGCCCGAATTTATTATCTGTGATGAGCCTATATCCGCCCTGGACGTATCCATCCAGGCCCAGGTGGTAAACCTGCTGGAGGATTTGCAGAATGACCTGGGTTTGACCTACCTCTTCATTGCCCATGACCTGTCCATGGTGAAGCATATCTCCAACCGGGTGGGTGTCATGTACCTGGGCAAACTGGCTGAATTGACCAGTAGTCGAGAGCTGTATAAAAGGCCTTTACATCCCTACACCAAGGCTTTGTTATCAGCCATACCCGTTCCCGACCCTAAAACAGCGGATAGGAAACAGCGGATTATCCTGGAAGGTGACGTACCAAGCCCTATGAATCCTCCCAGCGGGTGCCGTTTTAGGACAAGATGCCTTTATGCCGAGGCCATCTGCGGTGAAACAGTACCCGAGCTGCGAGAAGTAGCTTCCGGTCACTGGGTGGCTTGCCACTTAGTCCATAAAATTAATTAA
- a CDS encoding phosphoribosyltransferase — MFKNRTHAGSLLMPLLQDLQLKNPLVIGIPRGGVEVASPIARGIQAPLYVIIPRKIGAPFNPEYAVGAVAPDGTVSYDETLLNYLGLIPQDMEKVIQREKQEIAKRTHLYGKWGTLPDLKNYMVILVDDGIATGYTVKAALSSLRKQTTNPIILAVPVLPEDVVSSFESLVDKLIYLHAPIDFRAVGQFYEDFSEISHEAVLNILEETNKKVTCHE, encoded by the coding sequence ATGTTCAAAAACAGAACCCATGCCGGTTCCCTGCTGATGCCTTTGCTTCAGGACCTACAGCTTAAAAACCCACTGGTCATCGGCATTCCCCGGGGTGGTGTCGAAGTAGCTTCTCCCATTGCCCGGGGAATCCAAGCACCACTTTATGTGATTATCCCCCGTAAAATAGGCGCTCCCTTTAATCCCGAATACGCTGTAGGAGCAGTAGCACCTGATGGAACAGTTTCCTACGACGAAACTCTTTTAAACTATTTAGGCCTCATACCACAGGACATGGAAAAAGTGATCCAACGAGAAAAGCAGGAAATCGCCAAACGTACTCATCTCTATGGTAAATGGGGTACTCTTCCGGATTTGAAAAACTACATGGTAATTCTGGTAGATGACGGTATTGCCACAGGCTACACCGTAAAGGCCGCCCTCTCCTCTTTGAGGAAGCAGACTACAAATCCTATCATTCTGGCCGTCCCTGTCTTGCCCGAAGATGTAGTTTCCTCTTTTGAATCCCTGGTTGACAAACTCATTTATTTACACGCTCCCATTGATTTTAGAGCTGTCGGTCAATTCTATGAAGACTTTTCGGAAATATCCCATGAAGCCGTACTTAATATATTGGAGGAGACTAATAAAAAAGTGACGTGTCACGAGTAG
- a CDS encoding peptide ABC transporter substrate-binding protein has product MKNKLVVFVLVLSLMVTLVAGCGSDKKPQAEAPKEQPKSQVQGKFIRHNHGQEPETIDPALNTTVNGGTIILSAFEGLTTLDENDNPAPGVAEKWDISPDKTKYTFYLRKNAKWSDGKPVTANDFYYAWKRALNPKTAAEYAYQLFYIKNAEEFNSDKTGKVNFEDVGIKVKDDYTLEVQLKSPTPFWLKLTAFPTLAPVREDIITKYGDKWALSPESYIGNGPFKMVEWKSKDMMKFVKNEHYWNKDAIKIDGYIETFIAEASTMLSAFEAGEVDVIDEVPLEEIPRLKKESKEFKILPQLGTYYYCFNVKKAPFNNLKVRKAFALAIDREDIVDKVRKSGIPATAFVPPGVPDAEPGKDFRTVGGAFFPIKAQPEEAKKLLAEAGYPEGKGLPPITLIYNTNEGHKKIAEAALEMFKKNLGISNITLTNQEWAVFVNTRQKGDFQIARHGWLGDYNDPMTFIDLFTTGNGNNDAQWSNKEFDKLIQKARLAANEKERMEILHKAEKLFLDDVIMIPIFHYTENTMIKSYIKNLHKSPLGFTYFDKAEIVK; this is encoded by the coding sequence ATGAAGAACAAGCTAGTAGTTTTTGTGCTGGTCCTTTCTCTCATGGTCACTTTAGTAGCCGGCTGCGGCAGTGACAAGAAACCCCAGGCTGAAGCTCCTAAAGAGCAGCCGAAATCCCAGGTTCAAGGCAAATTTATTAGACATAACCACGGCCAGGAACCTGAAACCATTGATCCTGCTCTTAACACAACCGTTAACGGCGGTACCATCATTCTCTCTGCTTTTGAAGGTTTAACAACTTTAGATGAAAACGATAACCCAGCCCCTGGCGTAGCTGAAAAGTGGGATATCTCCCCCGACAAGACCAAATACACCTTCTACTTACGGAAAAACGCCAAATGGTCTGATGGTAAGCCTGTAACTGCCAATGACTTCTACTATGCCTGGAAGCGGGCTTTAAATCCAAAGACTGCTGCCGAATATGCTTACCAGCTTTTCTACATCAAGAATGCCGAAGAGTTCAACTCTGATAAGACTGGTAAGGTCAATTTCGAGGATGTAGGTATTAAGGTTAAAGATGACTACACCCTGGAAGTCCAATTAAAATCACCCACTCCTTTCTGGCTCAAACTGACAGCCTTCCCCACCCTGGCTCCTGTTCGGGAAGACATTATTACCAAGTACGGTGACAAGTGGGCCCTCTCCCCTGAATCCTATATTGGTAACGGTCCTTTCAAGATGGTAGAGTGGAAATCCAAGGACATGATGAAGTTCGTGAAGAACGAACACTACTGGAACAAAGATGCCATCAAGATTGACGGCTATATTGAAACCTTCATCGCTGAGGCCAGCACCATGCTGTCTGCTTTCGAAGCAGGCGAAGTGGATGTCATCGATGAAGTACCTCTCGAAGAGATCCCCAGGCTGAAGAAGGAATCCAAAGAATTTAAGATTCTTCCCCAGTTAGGCACTTACTACTACTGCTTCAACGTCAAGAAAGCTCCTTTCAATAACTTGAAAGTTAGAAAAGCTTTTGCCCTAGCCATTGACAGGGAAGATATCGTTGATAAAGTTAGAAAATCAGGTATTCCTGCTACGGCCTTCGTTCCCCCCGGGGTACCCGATGCCGAACCCGGCAAGGACTTCCGTACCGTTGGCGGCGCCTTCTTCCCCATCAAGGCTCAGCCGGAAGAAGCTAAGAAGCTCTTAGCTGAAGCAGGATATCCTGAAGGTAAAGGCTTACCCCCCATTACTCTTATTTACAACACCAACGAAGGTCACAAAAAAATTGCCGAAGCTGCCCTGGAAATGTTCAAGAAGAACTTGGGCATTAGCAATATCACCCTCACTAACCAGGAGTGGGCTGTCTTCGTGAACACCAGGCAAAAAGGTGACTTCCAGATTGCCAGACACGGCTGGCTGGGCGACTATAACGACCCCATGACCTTCATCGACCTCTTTACAACCGGCAACGGTAACAATGATGCCCAGTGGAGCAACAAGGAATTTGACAAGTTAATCCAGAAAGCAAGATTAGCAGCTAATGAAAAAGAACGCATGGAGATTCTCCACAAAGCCGAAAAACTCTTCCTGGATGATGTGATCATGATTCCTATTTTCCACTACACCGAAAACACCATGATTAAGTCTTACATCAAGAACCTGCACAAGTCTCCTCTCGGCTTCACCTACTTTGATAAGGCTGAAATTGTGAAGTAA
- a CDS encoding ABC transporter permease encodes MFKFILNRLATSAITIFLIVTITFVLMHAIPGGPFTREKALPPEVQKQIEEKYHLNDPLWKQYTDYLVSLAKGDLGPSFKYPGLTVNDIIKKGFPVSAQLGLITLVIMLVVGIPAGIISALRQNKWQDHLAMFLATIGVAIPNFVVATLLIYIFGVKLGWLPTSRWVSWKSTIMPAIALAGYSTAYIARLTRSSFLEIIQQDYIRTARAKGLPERVVIYKHALKNALIPIITYLGPVIATLLTGTFVIEKIFAIPGLGQHFVTSIGNRDYTVILGTTVFYATFMVLMNLLVDIIYGFIDPRIRIGK; translated from the coding sequence ATGTTCAAATTTATACTCAACAGGTTAGCGACATCAGCGATCACCATTTTCCTTATCGTCACCATCACTTTTGTATTGATGCATGCCATACCCGGTGGCCCCTTTACCCGGGAGAAAGCCCTCCCTCCCGAAGTGCAGAAACAAATTGAAGAAAAATACCATCTCAACGACCCACTCTGGAAACAGTATACAGATTATTTAGTAAGTTTAGCCAAAGGTGATTTAGGCCCCTCTTTTAAATACCCCGGTCTTACGGTAAACGACATCATCAAAAAAGGCTTTCCTGTTTCTGCCCAGCTTGGTTTAATCACCCTAGTTATCATGCTGGTGGTAGGTATCCCGGCAGGGATCATTTCCGCCCTGAGGCAAAACAAGTGGCAGGACCACCTGGCCATGTTCCTGGCCACCATCGGTGTGGCCATACCCAACTTCGTAGTGGCTACCCTCCTCATCTATATCTTTGGTGTGAAACTGGGGTGGCTCCCCACTTCCCGCTGGGTTTCCTGGAAAAGCACCATTATGCCGGCCATAGCCCTGGCAGGTTATTCCACAGCCTACATTGCCCGTTTGACCCGCTCCAGCTTTTTAGAAATTATCCAGCAGGACTATATCCGGACAGCCCGGGCCAAAGGTTTGCCCGAACGTGTCGTTATTTATAAACATGCTTTAAAGAACGCCCTGATCCCTATCATCACTTACCTGGGACCTGTGATTGCCACACTCTTGACCGGTACCTTTGTCATTGAAAAGATTTTTGCCATTCCCGGCCTGGGACAACACTTCGTCACCAGTATCGGGAACAGGGATTACACCGTTATCCTTGGTACCACCGTTTTTTACGCCACTTTTATGGTTCTTATGAACCTACTCGTTGACATCATTTATGGGTTTATCGACCCCCGTATCCGCATTGGTAAATAG
- a CDS encoding ABC transporter ATP-binding protein: MKNILEIENLQTSFFTHVGEVKAVGGVSFQVGVGEAIGIVGESGSGKSVTSMSIMRLLSYPGRIIGGSIYFKGKDLVKLSEREMQKIRGNEISMIFQDPMTSLNPVFTVGNQIMEPLMRHQQLSRKEAKAKAIEMLRLVGIPSPEKRAAQYPHEFSGGMRQRAMIAMALSCQPKLLIADEPTTALDVTIQAQIMELMKELKEKINTSIILITHDLGVVAEICSRIIVMYAGIIVEQGTREDIFYNPKHPYTWGLLKSIPHIETEKKERLIPIDGQPPDLLKPPAGCPFYPRCEHAMEICVEQRPLYTDLSPVHKAACWLLHPNSPKVERGN, encoded by the coding sequence ATGAAAAACATCTTAGAAATCGAGAACCTGCAGACATCTTTCTTTACCCATGTGGGTGAAGTTAAAGCCGTCGGTGGCGTTAGCTTTCAGGTAGGGGTGGGTGAAGCTATCGGTATTGTTGGCGAATCAGGTAGCGGTAAAAGTGTTACCTCCATGTCCATCATGAGGCTGTTGAGCTACCCGGGCCGGATTATCGGCGGCTCTATTTACTTCAAAGGTAAGGACCTGGTTAAGTTGTCAGAACGGGAAATGCAGAAGATCCGGGGTAATGAAATCAGTATGATTTTCCAGGACCCCATGACTTCCCTGAACCCCGTCTTTACTGTGGGCAACCAGATCATGGAACCTCTGATGCGCCACCAGCAACTAAGCCGTAAGGAAGCCAAAGCCAAGGCCATTGAGATGCTGCGCTTAGTGGGTATACCCAGCCCGGAAAAAAGGGCAGCCCAGTATCCCCACGAGTTTAGCGGCGGTATGAGACAGCGGGCCATGATCGCCATGGCTTTAAGCTGCCAGCCCAAACTTCTTATCGCCGACGAGCCAACAACAGCCCTGGATGTTACCATCCAGGCCCAAATCATGGAGTTGATGAAAGAACTGAAAGAAAAAATCAATACCTCCATTATTTTAATCACCCATGACCTGGGCGTGGTGGCTGAGATCTGCAGCAGGATTATCGTCATGTACGCCGGTATCATCGTCGAACAAGGAACCAGGGAGGATATTTTCTACAATCCCAAGCATCCCTATACCTGGGGACTCTTAAAATCTATCCCCCATATCGAAACAGAAAAGAAGGAACGTCTCATTCCCATTGACGGTCAACCCCCTGATCTACTTAAACCACCCGCAGGTTGTCCTTTTTACCCGCGCTGTGAACATGCCATGGAAATCTGTGTGGAGCAGCGCCCCCTATATACGGATCTGTCTCCTGTCCATAAGGCTGCCTGCTGGCTTCTGCACCCCAATTCACCCAAGGTTGAAAGGGGGAACTAA